The Pempheris klunzingeri isolate RE-2024b unplaced genomic scaffold, fPemKlu1.hap1 Scaffold_235, whole genome shotgun sequence sequence taacGTTAATGAAAATTAAGTTTTTGTTATCTGTCACTTGTATATTTTCCTAAAAAAATGGGACTATTTATTTGACTTGAGTTTATTTTACGCTGATCATTTCGTCTCTTCGCGACTTTAGTTAACATCTATTTTGATGACTTAAAACTTCTTAGACACCCGCATATCATGGTTAAGCTTAAATAAATTAAAGGACCAGAACATAACCTTctgaaatatattatttttaaaatggcatAATTATCAatttcttttaatataaaatttaGATAAACTTTGATGAATAGTCAGGATGCCACAAAATTTACAAAAATCAgtgatatatttttaataaatagaattcactgctgtttttggtacataaaatgttttttaagatTGAGGTAATACTTCATGTAAAGTACGTCGAATAATAATTTTACTTATTTCATTTGATATtccattttttaataaaataatttcgCTCACCTAAATTTATGTATTTAAGTGATCAACATTATTCTCATCATAAATTGCACTTTCGCCCTTAATCCCGTTATGTCCCATAATTTCAGTAATGTTGCACTTCTAAAGCTGATTTTTTCTGCTATTAACTCTAAATTATAGTTCATTATAAATGCGTCGTCATTAAAGAAAGCTATTAAAGTGTCGTATCAACCCGTAAAGTACAAAGATCAATATAATATTCACCAATAAAAACGTAGCCAAAGTCTATATTGTAATATTGTAGGCCGTTTTATTTAGCACATTTTAGTATTGATGAGTTGATTTTTAATATACAGAAAGATCGAAAATACTGACCATAGACAAGTCAAGTACAATAATTCTGAATTTTAACCTATCTAACGAGAATTAATTTCTCACTTTTCATTAGAGAaattttaattagaaaaattTTTACAGTGCCAATAATGCTACCCGATactcaaaaaaaataatagtaaaCTCTAATCTCTATCTCctagaaaaatattttattatgtttaacTGAAGCATAATAATTTGACTAAAACAAAAGAATCCGTAATCAAGTCAAATCTCTTAGAGTTGAACAAAAGAGTACAATATCTTAAATGCGTTATATAATTctttatgacaaaaaaaaatcaaacttcAACATACTACCAATATGATTCAAATAATATAGTTTAGGAACCAATGttaaaattttttaattcatttgaaaaatgttgGAAAGGACTCATTCTAAGTGCCGAATCAGGCCACATATCAGGTGTAAGGAAATCATAAGTTTTTCTAAGAGCTTGACAAGTAGCTTCAGCTAAACATCTATTATTACAACCAACTAAAATTATAACAATATGATACCAAAATTTAGCACAGTAGCTGTGTGGCCATTGGAACATGTGAAACAGTCTTCAATACCAGCCATTTCCAAAAGTTTTTTAGgtacaggtgctgcaacaagACCAGTTCCACGAGGAGCAGGAATAAGTCTTACTGAAACAGAACCACATTTTCCAGTCAACTAAATCATTAAAACTATACTCTTTTTCAAGTCACATTTTAACCATACTTTACATGGCACGGTGTGTGGTTTACCAATTTTATTACCCCAGTAACCAAACTTTACAGGAACCATTCTCAACTTAGCATCAATCATAGCACTTTTAATTGCTTTGGCCACTTCTTTAGAAACTTTACAACCAAGACCAACATGACCATTTTGGTCACCAATAACAACAATAGCTCTAAAACGTGTTCTTTGACCAGCACGGGTTTGTTTTTGAACTGGTTTCACCttaagtatttcattttgtaGCTTACCTTGAATAAGATGATCAATGATTTCACTTTCCTAACATAACAAATATAATTTGGTAAACAAGAACATCAACTAACTTTAATTGGAATggcatgtaaatatatttctttaagGCTTGTTATTTTTCCAGATTGTACAAGACGGCCTAACTTTGTAACTGG is a genomic window containing:
- the LOC139225439 gene encoding small ribosomal subunit protein uS5-like, which codes for MEQNQGNRPQGQQRERRGFGDNQRTRGGAPRGGPRRRGPPRRGDRSQQAWTPVTKLGRLVQSGKITSLKEIYLHAIPIKESEIIDHLIQGKLQNEILKVKPVQKQTRAGQRTRFRAIVVIGDQNGHVGLGCKVSKEVAKAIKSAMIDAKLRMVPVKFGYWGNKIGKPHTVPCKLTGKCGSVSVRLIPAPRGTGLVAAPVPKKLLEMAGIEDCFTCSNGHTATVLNFAEATCQALRKTYDFLTPDMWPDSALRMSPFQHFSNELKKTHSQISTSYPV